The sequence below is a genomic window from Streptomyces sp. NBC_00289.
ACGCGCCGCGTTCACCCGGGCGCACGGTGAACAGCAGGAGACCGGCGGTCAGTCGGTCGAGGCGGTGGGCGGCGCCGAGGGTGGGGATGCCCAGCTCCCGGCGCAGCCGCGCGAGCGCGGTCTCGGTGACATGGCTGCCCCGGGGTGTGGTGGCCAGGAAGTGCGGTTTGTCGACGACCACGATGTGCTCGTCGCGATGCACCACCTCCAGCGGGAACGGCACCCGCACCTCGGCGGGCAGCTCCCGGTGGAACCAGACGAACATCCCCGGCACGAACACGGCGTCGGCCGCCACCGCCCGCCCGTCCGCCCCGACGACGAGCCCTGCCGAGAACATGTGGTCGACGACCCCGGTGCCCGCTCGCGAGAGCCGTTCCGCGAGGTGTTCGCGCACGGTGGCCCAGCCACCCTCGGGAGGCAGCCGCACCCGCACCGGGTCGATCCCCTCGCGCTGGGGCAGGGGAGAGGGCGGGATACGGGGTTTGCGTCTCATCAGGGCAAGCGTACGAGGCGCCCAGCCCCGCGCCCGCCGCCTCGCCAGGCGCCCGCCACCCGCGCCCGCCGCCCCGCGGGCCGGCGTGCTCGTGCTCGACCCGCGGGGCGGCGAGGCGCCGGGCCGGACACCTCCTAGGGAGCCGGTTCCGGTACGGGCGCCGTCGTGGCCGCCCGCCCGCGCAGGGCGACCGAGAGCCGCCACAGCCCTCCGGCACCCACGGTGACCAGCAGGAACAGCACCGTGAACCACTGGAAGTACCAGTGCCCGCCCGCGGGGTCGTACACCGCGGCGCGCGGCCAGGCCAGGTTGACCGTCATGAACAGGCCGTACAGCAGGGCCAGCACGTTGACCGGTACGCCCCAGCGTCCGAGGGAGAAGAGGCGGGCTCCCGTCTCGTCGGTGCCGTCGGAGGTGAAGCCGCCGCGCAGGCGGCGGACCAGCAGCGGGCCGGTGACCATCGCGTAGGCCAGGTACAGCATCACGATGCAGGTGGTGCCGATGGCCAGGAACGCCTCCGGGGAGGCGAAGTTGAGCAGCAGCAGGGCCGCCGCGAGGACGCCGACCACCAGGGCGGGGGCGCCGGGCATGCCGGTGCGAGGGTTGACCTTGGCGAGGCGGCGGGCGAAGGGCAGTTGTCCGTCGCGGGCCATGGAGAACAGCATTCGGCAGGCGGCCGTCTGGATCGCCAGGGTCGCGACCGCGATCGCCACCACCACGTCGGCCAGCAGCGCGCGGCCGACCCCGTCGCCCAGGCTGCTGGTCAGGACGTAACTCAGTCCGTCGACGCCCAGGTGCCCGTCGGTGAGGCTCGGCGCGGCGAGCAGACCACCGAGGACGATCAGTCCGCCGAGCAGACCGGCGGCGCCCAGTGCGGTGAGGATGGTGCGGGGCGCGGTACGCCGCGGATTGTGCGTCTCCTCGCTCATCTCGCCCGCGCTGTCGAACCCGATCATCACGTACGCCGCCGTGAACGAACCCACCAGCAGCGCGCCGAACAGGCCGGACTGGGCGGCGGTCCCGGTGTGGAAGGTGATGCCGGGGGAGCGCTCCGAGTGGGTCAGCAGCAGGACGACGATGAGCACCGCGCCGATGATCTCGGCGGTCACGCCGACGCGGTTGATCACGGACATCACCCGGTTGTCCACGAGGTTCACGATCGTGGTGAGGACCAGCAGGACCACGCCGAGGACGGCCGCGTTGGCCGCGCCGTCGGCCGAGACCGGCGAAGGGTCGCTGCCCACCAGCTGGAAGCCCGACCAGATGGCCGGCAACACCATCTGCAGGGCCAGGGCCGCCGCGGCGACCACCACGATCTGTCCGATCACCATGATCCAGCCGGCGAACCAGCCGAAAGTGGCGTTCGACAGGCGCGAGGACCACTGGTAGATCGCGCCCGAGATCGGGTAGCGGGCGGCCAGTTCCGCGAAGCAGGCGGCCACCAGAAGCTGCCCGGCCAGGACGATCGGCCAGGCCCAGAAGAAGACGGGGCCGCCGAACGCGTACCCGAACGCGAAGAACTGGAAGACGGTGGTCAGGACGGAGATGAACGAGAAGCCGGCCGCGAACGAGGCGTACCGGCCGAGGCTGCGGTGCAGCTCCTGGCGGTAGCCGAACTCGGCGAGGGAGCGGTCGCCGGGGGACTCCGG
It includes:
- a CDS encoding RluA family pseudouridine synthase: MRRKPRIPPSPLPQREGIDPVRVRLPPEGGWATVREHLAERLSRAGTGVVDHMFSAGLVVGADGRAVAADAVFVPGMFVWFHRELPAEVRVPFPLEVVHRDEHIVVVDKPHFLATTPRGSHVTETALARLRRELGIPTLGAAHRLDRLTAGLLLFTVRPGERGAYQSLFGDRRVRKVYEAVAPYDPSVVLPRTVRSRILKERGILAAREVEGEPNAVSRVELVEHRPSTDGPGRLGRYRLVPATGQTHQLRVHMNTLGVPILGDPLYPVVTGPVPAGDFRRPLQLLARELEFTDPVTGVEHRFRSGRALGAWASYDRWSAGQ
- a CDS encoding amino acid permease, translated to MTTTVSSDLRPDPPESPGDRSLAEFGYRQELHRSLGRYASFAAGFSFISVLTTVFQFFAFGYAFGGPVFFWAWPIVLAGQLLVAACFAELAARYPISGAIYQWSSRLSNATFGWFAGWIMVIGQIVVVAAAALALQMVLPAIWSGFQLVGSDPSPVSADGAANAAVLGVVLLVLTTIVNLVDNRVMSVINRVGVTAEIIGAVLIVVLLLTHSERSPGITFHTGTAAQSGLFGALLVGSFTAAYVMIGFDSAGEMSEETHNPRRTAPRTILTALGAAGLLGGLIVLGGLLAAPSLTDGHLGVDGLSYVLTSSLGDGVGRALLADVVVAIAVATLAIQTAACRMLFSMARDGQLPFARRLAKVNPRTGMPGAPALVVGVLAAALLLLNFASPEAFLAIGTTCIVMLYLAYAMVTGPLLVRRLRGGFTSDGTDETGARLFSLGRWGVPVNVLALLYGLFMTVNLAWPRAAVYDPAGGHWYFQWFTVLFLLVTVGAGGLWRLSVALRGRAATTAPVPEPAP